The nucleotide window TCAGCAAGCTTTCAATGCGTATACATTCCGTTTCCGTAAACGGAAGCTTTTCCGCTTTGGGAGGACATAATGCTGAAATCCATGATCGCGGCGGCTGCCTTGGCCGCTGGTTTTGTCACCGCGTCTTCAACGCTGTCTCTTGCCGCAGACGCGAAGGGAGACTGGGTGCGCCCGAACGGGGCCTCAAAAATCCGCATAAGTTCGTGCGGCGCTGCTCTTTGCGGCAAACTGATCTGGCTGAAAACACCACGCAACGACACCAACAATCCCGACGCTTCCTTACGTGAACAGCCCTTGCTCGGTGCACGGATCGTCAAGTCGATGAAACCCACGGCCAAATCCAACCAGTGGAAGGGCAAGGTTTACAACGCCGAAGACGGCAAGACCTACACCGGTTTCATTGAACTGACCGCAGTAGACAAGCTTAAGCTGGAAGGTTGTGTCATGGGTGGTTTGATCTGCAAGGGCGAAACCTGGACCCGCGCCAACTAGAAAACTGTGCTGTTT belongs to Roseibium porphyridii and includes:
- a CDS encoding DUF2147 domain-containing protein, with the protein product MLKSMIAAAALAAGFVTASSTLSLAADAKGDWVRPNGASKIRISSCGAALCGKLIWLKTPRNDTNNPDASLREQPLLGARIVKSMKPTAKSNQWKGKVYNAEDGKTYTGFIELTAVDKLKLEGCVMGGLICKGETWTRAN